A window of the Eschrichtius robustus isolate mEscRob2 chromosome 5, mEscRob2.pri, whole genome shotgun sequence genome harbors these coding sequences:
- the CSRNP3 gene encoding cysteine/serine-rich nuclear protein 3 → MSGILKRKFEEVDGSSPCSSVRESDDEVSSSESADSGDSVNPSTSNHFPPSSILKREKRLRAKNVHFSCVTVYYFTRRQGFTSVPSQGGSTLGMSSRHNSVRQYTLGEFAREQERLHREMLREHLREEKLNSLKLKMTKNGTVESEEASTLTVDDISDDDIDLDNTEVDEYFFLQPLPTKKRRALLRASGVKKIDVEEKHELRAIRLSREDCGCDCRVFCDPETCTCSLAGIKCQVDRMSFPCGCTKEGCSNTAGRIEFNPIRVRTHFLHTIMKLELEKNREQQIPTLNGCHGEISAHSSSMGPVAHSVEYSLADNFEIETEPQAAVLHLQSAEELDCPGEEEEEDEEEDGSSFCSGVTDSSTQSLAPSESDEEEEEEEEEEDEEEEEEDDEKADSFVEGLGPHAEGGVPLPSVLCYSDGTAVHESHAKNAPFYANSSTLYYQIDSHIPGTPSQISENYSERETVKSGTLSLVPYTMTPEQFVDYARQAEEAYGASHYPAANPSVIVCCSSSENDSGVPCNSLYPEHRSNHPQVEFHSYLKGPSQEGFGSTLNGDSHISEHPAEDSLSLAEKSRLHEECIKSPVVETVPV, encoded by the exons CTTCCTCCATCCTTAAAAGGGAGAAGCGACTGAGGGCGAAGAATGTACATTTCAGCTGTGTCACCGTGTACTACTTCACCAGGAGGCAGGGCTTCACGAGCGTGCCCAGCCAAGGCGGCAGCACCCTGGGCATGTCCAGCCGTCACAACAGCGTGCGCCAGTACACCCTGGGCGAATTTGCCAGGGAGCAGGAGAGGCTCCACCGCGAGATGCTGAGAGAACACCTCAGGGAGGAAAAACTGAATTCTTTAAAGCTAAAG ATGACTAAGAATGGCACCGTGGAATCTGAAGAAGCTAGCACTCTTACAGTGGATGACATTTCTGATGATGATATTGATTTAGACAACACCGAGGTAGACGAGTACTTCTTTCTCCAACCCCTGCCAACAAAAAAACGGAGAGCACTGCTGCGGGCCTCTGGGGTGAAAAAGATTGATGTGGAGGAAAAGCATGAGCTACGAGCCATCCGCCTATCTCGAGAAGACTGTGGCTGTGACTGCCGGGTGTTCTGTGATCCAGAAACGTGTACCTGCAGCCTGGCAGGCATTAAGTGTCAG GTGGATCGAATGTCTTTCCCATGTGGCTGCACTAAAGAAGGATGTAGTAACACAGCAGGTAGAATTGAATTTAATCCTATCCGTGTCCGGACTCACTTTTTGCACACAATAATGAAACTTGAACTGGAGAAAAACCGAGAGCAGCAAATCCCCACGCTGAACGGCTGCCACGGGGAGATAAGTGCCCACAGTAGCTCCATGGGCCCTGTGGCTCACTCGGTCGAATATTCCCTCGCAGACAATTTTGAGATTGAAACGGAACCCCAGGCTGCAGTGCTGCACCTGCAGTCGGCGGAGGAATTAGATTgcccaggagaggaggaggaggaggacgaggaggaggacgGCAGCAGCTTCTGCAGCGGAGTCACGGACTCCAGCACACAAAGCTTGGCCCCCAGCGAGtcagatgaggaggaggaggaggaggaagaggaggaggacgaggaggaagaggaggaggacgaCGAGAAAGCGGACAGTTTCGTGGAAGGTTTGGGTCCCCATGCCGAAGGGGGGGTCCCTCTGCCTTCCGTCCTTTGTTATTCCGACGGCACCGCCGTTCACGAAAGCCACGCGAAAAACGCTCCCTTTTATGCCAACTCTTCAACCCTCTATTACCAAATAGACAGCCACATTCCAGGAACTCCCAGCCAGATCTCCGAGAACTATTCGGAAAGAGAGACTGTCAAAAGCGGTACCCTCTCGCTGGTGCCTTACACCATGACCCCGGAGCAATTCGTAGACTATGCCCGACAAGCGGAAGAGGCGTACGGCGCCTCCCACTACCCAGCTGCCAACCCCTCTGTCATCGTGTGCTGCTCCTCTTCGGAAAATGACAGCGGTGTGCCCTGCAATAGCTTATATCCCGAACACAGGTCCAATCATCCTCAAGTGGAATTTCACTCATACTTGAAAGGCCCCTCCCAGGAAGGGTTTGGCTCTACACTGAATGGGGACAGTCACATTTCAGAGCATCCTGCTGAAGATTCTTTGAGCCTTGCAGAAAAGAGCAGATTGCACGAAGAGTGCATCAAATCGCCCGTGGTGGAGACTGTCCCTGTTTAG